The Camelina sativa cultivar DH55 chromosome 14, Cs, whole genome shotgun sequence genome includes a window with the following:
- the LOC104739197 gene encoding probable CCR4-associated factor 1 homolog 1 — protein sequence MDKIHQPPPPMARKVWRTNVDKEMGLMQTCLRTFPLIAFDTEYPGIVFRTFIDSSNEEWYVALKGNVENTKLIQCGFTLFNAKGEIGGTWEFNFSNFGDPSDTRNEVSIEFLRGHGLDLQKIRDHGIDMFGYGFFPKLIAMFQSQEHVEFITFQGAYDFAYFLCILNNGKLPDTRGEFASEIVKVFGQVYDTKVMAGYCEGLGDHLGLSKLAQLLDITRVGRAHHAGSDSLMTALVFTKLKQIYEESMYARGLIYGIGKRMLQTSPAPAPAPAPAPAPAPALVPVPVPVPVPAPAPAPASLIPFMCHQNLASYPMFHNGYVSNYDVPSHCFIDDLGQTWALNHIGVYVPLNYHPLSSTVTYPSQTAPAVEYLGPLPNYYDKNACYVVE from the coding sequence ATGGACAAGATTCatcaaccaccaccaccgatGGCGAGGAAGGTATGGAGGACCAACGTCGATAAGGAGATGGGTCTTATGCAGACCTGTCTCAGGACGTTCCCACTCATCGCATTCGACACAGAGTACCCTGGCATTGTTTTCCGGACTTTCATCGATTCATCCAACGAAGAATGGTACGTAGCCTTGAAAGGTAACGTCGAGAACACGAAGCTGATCCAGTGTGGTTTCACTCTCTTCAACGCCAAGGGAGAGATCGGTGGCACTTGGGAGTTTAACTTCTCCAATTTCGGCGATCCATCCGACACACGCAACGAGGTTTCGATCGAGTTTTTGAGGGGACACGGTCTTGATTTGCAAAAGATTCGAGACCACGGTATTGATATGTTCGGCTACGGGTTCTTCCCCAAGCTTATCGCCATGTTTCAATCCCAGGAACACGTTGAGTTCATCACGTTTCAAGGAGCTTACGATTTCGCCTACTTCCTCTGTATCCTCAACAACGGCAAACTACCTGACACTCGCGGAGAGTTTGCATCGGAGATTGTGAAGGTCTTTGGTCAGGTTTATGACACCAAGGTCATGGCTGGATACTGTGAAGGGCTCGGTGACCACCTGGGACTAAGTAAATTGGCTCAGCTACTCGACATCACTCGTGTGGGAAGAGCACATCACGCTGGTTCCGACAGCTTAATGACTGCACTTGTCTTCACCAAGCTCAAACAAATCTATGAAGAGTCCATGTATGCTAGAGGATTGATCTACGGTATTGGAAAGAGAATGCTCCAAACCTCCCCTGCCCCTGCCCCTGCCCCTGCCCCTGCCCCTGCTCCTGCCCCTGCCCTTGTCCCTGTCCCTGTCCCTGTCCCTGTCCCTGCCCCTGCCCCTGCGCCGGCGTCCCTTATCCCTTTTATGTGTCACCAGAATCTAGCTTCATATCCTATGTTCCATAATGGATATGTCTCAAACTACGATGTACCTTCGCATTGCTTCATCGATGATCTTGGTCAGACATGGGCGCTCAACCATATTGGTGTGTATGTGCCGCTTAACTATCATCCACTTTCAAGCACAGTTACATACCCGTCTCAGACAGCACCTGCAGTTGAGTACCTTGGACCGCTTCCGAATTATTACGATAAGAATGCTTGCTACGTAGTTGAGTAG
- the LOC104739196 gene encoding uncharacterized protein LOC104739196, which produces MELESTTTARRRLAALAAHFPATTYDPASTAASLVPLNCSSSLNSVITRCDNKISFARQASSEQGFFMRQASSTDDDHENLAISFKNSVIRRCDNRLYFARQGSSAQGFFMRQASTDERTIPQDAAPTTKITGFDPSSPEYAAPRFSKPAKEEFVLSDVSPPNQQKEKPKPDLPKLANLGTVWSPRSNVAESEHSYVVAIELPGASINDIRVEVDNINLTVTGRRTSICQRVDAGTKASILGYHKQEILQGSFKVSWPLPSNVNKDNVSAEFMDGILRIVIPKL; this is translated from the exons ATGGAGCTTGAATCCACCACCACCGCTCGACGCAGGCTCGCTGCCCTCGCCGCTCACTTCCCGGCAACCACTTACGATCCCGCCTCCACCGCTGCTTCTCTCGTTCCCTTG AACTGCAGCAGCAGTTTGAACTCTGTCATCACAAGGTGTGACAACAAAATCTCTTTTGCCCGGCAAGCATCTTCTGAACAGGGTTTCTTTATGAGGCAGGCTTCGTCGACTGATGACGACCATGAG AACTTAGCCATCAGTTTTAAGAACTCTGTCATTAGAAGGTGTGACAATAGGCTGTATTTTGCTCGGCAAGGATCTTCTGCACAGGGTTTTTTTATGAGGCAGGCTTCCACTGATGAG aggACCATACCACAAGATGCTGCACCTACCACCAAAATAACTGGCTTCGATCCCTCTTCACCTGAGTACGCCGCTCCACGGTTTTCTAAGCCTGCAAAAGAGGAGTTCGTTCTCTCTGATGTATCACCACCAAATcagcaaaaagaaaaacctaagcCTGATCTTCCTAAGTTAGCCAATTTAG GTACTGTTTGGTCTCCGAGATCGAATGTTGCTGAATCTGAACATAGCTATGTTGTGGCAATAGAGCTACCAGGGGCCAGTATTAATGATATAAGAGTGGAGGTCGACAACATAAA CTTGACTGTGACAGGTAGACGCACATCTATCTGTCAAAGAGTTGATGCAGGAACTAAAGCTTCAATCCTTGGATATCATAAGCAAGAAATACTACAGGGATCATTCAAAGTTTCCTGGCCTCTCCCCAGCAATGTGAACAAGGATAACGTTTCCGCTGAATTTAT GGATGGGATTCTGAGAATAGTTATTCCAAAGCTTTGA
- the LOC104739198 gene encoding probable sugar phosphate/phosphate translocator At1g06470 gives MEQRVQLRGGTMEPISSQEDVDREQVLEPFDIENVSGKEIKASRSFDVGYSSSDTLEPLPKVSTEGISPADVLKTLFFILVWYTFSTFLTLYNKTLLGDDLGKFPAPLLMNTIHFSIQAVLSKMITWYWSGRFHPDVTISWRDYFVRVVPTALGTAMDINLSNESLVFISVTFATMCKSAAPIYLLLFAFAFRLESPSLKLFGIISVISAGILLTVAKETEFEFWGFVFVMLAAVMSGFRWCMTQVLLQKESFGLKNPFILMSYMAPVMAIVTGLLSLLLDPWSEFTENKYFDSGEHFARTCFLMLFGGALAFCMVLTEYVLVSVTSAVTVTIAGVVKEAVTIVVAVFYFHDDFTWLKGVGLVIIMVGVSLFNWYKYDKLQKGHKTEGEKQLQAPSQTGKYVILDEMDDQDSSP, from the exons ATGGAGCAAAGAGTGCAGCTCCGTGGTGGTACAATGGAACCTATATCCAGTCAGGAAGATGTAGACAGAGAACAGGTTTTAGAGCCCTTTGATATTGAAAATGTCTCTGGGAAGGAGATAAAAGCATCCAGAAGTTTTGATGTTGGTTACAGTTCCAGTGATACCCTCGAACCATTGCCAAAAGTGTCAACAGAGGGTATCTCTCCTGCTGATGTGCTTAAAACACTCTTCTTTATACTTGTATGGTACACCTTCAGCACATTTTTGACGCT GTACAACAAAACTCTCTTAGGAGATGATTTAGGGAAGTTTCCAGCTCCCTTGTTAATGAATACCATTCACTTTTCCATTCAAGCTGTTTTATCAAAGATGATAACATGGTATTGGTCGGGGAGATTTCATCCTGATGTTACCATATCATGGAGAGACTATTTCGTTAGAG TTGTACCAACTGCACTTGGAACTGCTATGGATATAAACCTAAGTAATGAGTCACTTGTCTTCATATCGGTTACGTTTGCAACTATG tgcAAATCTGCAGCCCCAatatatcttcttctgtttGCTTTTGCCTTCAG GCTGGAGTCTCCAAGCCTGAAACTTTTTGGCATTATTTCAGTGATCTCAGCAGGAATATTGTTAACAG TTGCCAAGGAGACAGAATTTGagttttggggttttgtttttgtcatgcTTGCTGCTGTCATGTCTGGTTTCCGCTGGTGTATGACGCAAGTTCTTTTGCAG AAAGAAAGCTTTG GCCTAAAAAATCCATTCATATTGATGAGCTACATGGCACCAGTGATGGCTATAGTGACtggtcttctctctctccttctggATCCTTGGAGTGAATTTACAGAAAACAAATACTTTGATAGTGGAGAACATTTCGCTCGAACTTGTTTTTTAATGCTTTTTGGCGGAGCACTGGCTTTTTGTATG gttttgacAGAGTATGTTCTTGTTTCCGTGACTAGTGCTGTAACCGTCACAATTGCAGGCGTTGTTAAAGAGGCTGTCACCATAGTG GTTGCGGTGTTTTACTTCCATGACGATTTTACATGGCTAAAAGGTGTTGGTCTGGTGATCATCATGGTTGGTGTCAGTTTGTTCAACTGGTACAA ATATGATAAACTACAAAAGGGTCACAAAACAGAGGGTGAAAAGCAGTTGCAAGCTCCAAGTCAAACTGGAAAATATGTGATACTTGATGAGATGGATGATCAAGATAGTAGTCCCTAA
- the LOC104739199 gene encoding uncharacterized protein LOC104739199, which produces MGVMKKWSSLKKKKQQQEEEQVTSKETQTWRRLRNLFSTSSTPSSGKWKRVEIILLTEIVDGVVYKVMYVVEAFVLVSTLCFFYLCCGCHI; this is translated from the coding sequence ATGGGAGTGATGAAGAAATGGTCGtcgctgaagaagaagaagcagcaacaaGAGGAGGAGCAAGTCACGTCTAAAGAAACTCAGACATGGCGGCGATTAAGGAATTTGTTTTCTACGTCTTCAACGCCGTCGTCGGGGAAGTGGAAGCGAGTAGAGATTATATTGCTCACAGAGATAGTGGACGGAGTAGTTTACAAGGTCATGTATGTTGTTGAAGCTTTCGTTCTCGTTTCGACGCTCTGCTTCTTCTACCTTTGTTGTGGATGCCACATCTGA